GTGCTTACGTGGCGGATGCCGGCCGGGCCCTGGAGCGCGGTGAACCGGGCGAGAAGATTCTGACCAAGGCCGCCATTGCCAAGGCCTTTTTCCAGGACGCGCGAAAGGCGGCGGAACCCAGGAAACCCGTTGCCAGCCGCATGCTCGTTGCCAGAAAATCCGCGCTTTCGGCCGGCGTCAGGAAGAGCGATGCGCTGGTCGAGCGCATGATGGATATCGACGACGACTTGCGCAGCAAGACAAAACTGTTCAGCCGATCGCTTTCACCCGAAGACTTCTCCAAGCTTCAGAAACGATACCTCGTCCTGGAGACCAGGGCGGTTCAATTCCGGGAGCTCCATCGCGCGGATGAAGCGATTGCCCAGGCGATTGAAGACAATGCCAAACGTCTGGCGCCAAAAACGCTGCGCGCGGCGTCGCTGGACTATCAAGCCGCCATGAACATGATCGCCCAGAGCCCACGCGATCCGAAGATCTACGACAAAAGTGTTCAGGATTCGCTGGGCAGTGCGACGAAACTGGTCGATGTCATGCATGTGATCCAGGGGGCCAAAGGCACGCCTGAGCATATTGCCGTGCAGATCGTTCAACAAAAAAGGGCGCTCGGACAGCTGAGTACGAATCTCAAAACCGCCCAACAGACGGTGCGGGAACAAGAGGGCAAGCTGAAACAAACGGAAGGGGATCTGCAGACGCAGAAAGAACAGCTGGCCAGGGCCTCGACACAGGTTCGGTTCCAGCAGGCAATGGATGAGGCGCGAAAGGTGCTTCCGCCCGCCGACGCCCTGGTCTATCAACAGGGAAACAAACTGGTATTCCGGCTCAAGCGCGTGAACTTCCGTTCGGGCGCCGCCGTGATTCCCGAGTCTTCAAAGCGACTGATTTCCAATGTCAGCGACATTATTGGGAAACTGGATGCCGATGAAGTCATCGTCCAGGGACATACCGACTCGGTTGGACCGGAAAAGGTGAATCAAAGGCTCTCGACCAAGCGGGCCCATGTGGTCGCCGATTATCTCTACTCCTTCAAGGGCGGATACAAAATCAAGTATGTAGGCTACGGTGAGTTTCGCCCCATTGCCTCCAACGAAACACCCACCGGACGCGCCACAAACAGACGCGTTGACCTGGTTGTGTCTGTGAAGCAATAGAGCTGCCAGGAGTTGCCGGCACCAAGCGATCGGCACGGCAATCGACTTATGAGCAGAAAGGGGGCGGAGGGATTGAAGTCTGATTCCTCCGCCCCTTTTTCATTGGCTAGGCCCGGCGGACCAGACAAGGGCAATAGCAAATCCATCGGGTCGGAGCAATTTATCTTCGAGCCCGCCTGCTCCATCCCCTGCCAAACCATCGGGTGCGCAGTCGATACGGGACTGGGCGTCGCTTGCATGCTCCCGCATATTTGTTAAGAATGGGTTAAGGGCATATTTTGCGCGCTACCGAAGTAGAGGCTCATGAAGGCGGCGGTGTACTCACGATTTGGTCCTCCCGATGTTCTGCATCTGGAGGAGGTGGAAACGCCCACTCCCGGGGACCAGGAGGTTTTGGTCAAGGTCCACGCGGCCTCGCTCAACCGGGCCGACGGCCACCTCCTGGCCGGGAATTCCTTTCTGATCCGG
The genomic region above belongs to Acidiferrobacteraceae bacterium and contains:
- a CDS encoding OmpA family protein, translating into MKNLIKPLGIILIAVSFAACSSLRQAELASGKNPQKAVAEVTQMKTAAQQDQIDVLAVKEYSRGSAYVADAGRALERGEPGEKILTKAAIAKAFFQDARKAAEPRKPVASRMLVARKSALSAGVRKSDALVERMMDIDDDLRSKTKLFSRSLSPEDFSKLQKRYLVLETRAVQFRELHRADEAIAQAIEDNAKRLAPKTLRAASLDYQAAMNMIAQSPRDPKIYDKSVQDSLGSATKLVDVMHVIQGAKGTPEHIAVQIVQQKRALGQLSTNLKTAQQTVREQEGKLKQTEGDLQTQKEQLARASTQVRFQQAMDEARKVLPPADALVYQQGNKLVFRLKRVNFRSGAAVIPESSKRLISNVSDIIGKLDADEVIVQGHTDSVGPEKVNQRLSTKRAHVVADYLYSFKGGYKIKYVGYGEFRPIASNETPTGRATNRRVDLVVSVKQ